One genomic window of Bartonella sp. HY038 includes the following:
- a CDS encoding type III PLP-dependent enzyme: MATQRILDFLKTRRPEGPCVVVDLDVVRENYHGFEKALPQSRIFYAVKANPEPQILRLLADLGSNFDTASVEEIEMALDAGASPERISYGNTIKKERDIARAYALGISLYAVDCVEEVEKIARVAPDAKVFCRVLTDGEGAEWPLSRKFGCVPAMAIDVLRRADELGLSAYGVSFHVGSQQTNLDAWDSALADAAGVFEALAKEGIKLQMVNMGGGFPTRYLKDVPTAQAYGNAIFEALSKHFGNRIPETIIEPGRGMVGNAGVIRTEVVLISKKSANDEQRWVYLDVGKFNGLAETMDEAIRYPIVTPHDGDVTAPCVLAGPTCDSADVMYEKTPYPLPLSLTIGDELLILGTGAYTTTYASIAFNGFEPIRSYVI; this comes from the coding sequence ATGGCTACACAACGCATTCTTGATTTTCTTAAAACCCGCCGCCCAGAAGGCCCATGCGTTGTCGTGGATCTTGATGTTGTGCGCGAAAATTATCACGGTTTTGAAAAAGCACTTCCGCAATCGCGTATTTTTTACGCGGTAAAGGCTAATCCAGAGCCACAAATTTTGCGCCTTTTGGCTGATTTGGGTTCTAATTTTGATACAGCTTCAGTTGAAGAAATTGAAATGGCTTTGGATGCAGGTGCATCACCAGAGCGAATTTCTTATGGCAACACCATTAAGAAAGAGCGTGATATTGCCCGTGCTTATGCTTTGGGTATTTCGCTCTATGCTGTTGATTGCGTTGAAGAAGTAGAAAAAATTGCCCGTGTTGCGCCCGATGCAAAAGTGTTTTGCCGTGTATTAACTGATGGTGAAGGGGCTGAATGGCCGCTATCACGCAAATTTGGTTGTGTGCCTGCCATGGCAATTGATGTGTTGCGCCGTGCCGATGAGCTTGGTTTATCCGCCTATGGTGTTTCATTCCATGTTGGCTCACAGCAAACCAATCTTGATGCATGGGATAGTGCTTTGGCTGATGCGGCTGGTGTGTTTGAAGCGCTTGCTAAAGAAGGCATTAAATTGCAAATGGTGAATATGGGCGGTGGCTTTCCAACCCGATATTTGAAAGATGTACCAACCGCGCAAGCCTATGGTAATGCTATTTTTGAAGCTTTAAGCAAGCATTTTGGCAATCGTATCCCAGAAACCATTATTGAGCCAGGCCGTGGCATGGTGGGTAATGCGGGGGTTATCCGCACCGAAGTGGTGTTGATTTCTAAAAAGTCGGCTAATGATGAGCAACGTTGGGTTTATCTTGATGTTGGTAAATTTAACGGTCTTGCTGAAACAATGGATGAAGCTATTCGCTATCCAATTGTAACGCCTCATGATGGTGATGTAACCGCGCCTTGCGTGCTTGCTGGCCCAACCTGTGACTCTGCCGATGTTATGTATGAAAAGACACCTTATCCATTGCCTTTAAGCTTGACCATCGGTGATGAATTGTTGATCTTGGGTACAGGTGCTTATACGACTACTTATGCATCTATTGCATTTAATGGTTTTGAACCTATCCGCTCTTACGTGATTTAG
- a CDS encoding DASS family sodium-coupled anion symporter: protein MFKSLYNLYERFSLFVPFRVIPGFFCVVVYWGLIFTPTPTGLTDDAWHFVAIFVSAILGIILKVMPIGVMSMITIAVVVLSRVTSPTSKEAVADALAAFNSPLIWLIVVSIMVSRGLIKTGLGARIGYYFIRLIGKRTLGIGYGLAFCELLLAPFTPSNTARGGGIIHPVMRSIAAAFDSSPEKATQGKVGTYLALVNYHANPISSAMFITATAPNPLVVKYISQATGGSLSLSWSSWALCMLLPGLIAMIAMPFVIYLISPPELKHTPNAVTFAHGELTKLGSVKSSEIVMLITFAIMLLLWAGVPAAIFGDSYLFDPTAVAFVGLVILLLSGTLSWDDVLKEKSAWDTLIWFGALVMLAGQLNKLGVVGWFSDGLRTAIETSGMSWPAAMTILILTFMFSHYVFASTTAHISAMMLAFLTVGVHLIPAEYINLFMLLMAAASAIMMCLTHYATGTSPIIFGSGFVTLSRWWTVGFIMAVVNLAIFAIIGGVWWKFLGYW from the coding sequence ATGTTTAAGTCACTTTATAATCTTTATGAGAGATTTTCTCTCTTCGTTCCATTCCGCGTTATTCCCGGTTTTTTTTGTGTTGTGGTCTATTGGGGGCTTATTTTTACACCCACACCAACTGGACTAACCGATGATGCATGGCATTTTGTTGCAATATTTGTATCCGCAATATTAGGCATTATTTTAAAAGTTATGCCTATTGGCGTCATGTCAATGATTACAATAGCTGTTGTGGTTCTTTCAAGGGTTACATCGCCCACATCAAAAGAGGCTGTTGCAGATGCCCTTGCTGCCTTTAACAGTCCCCTCATTTGGCTGATTGTGGTTTCAATCATGGTGTCACGTGGCTTAATCAAAACGGGACTTGGCGCCCGCATTGGCTATTATTTCATCCGCCTTATTGGTAAGAGGACTTTAGGCATTGGATATGGACTTGCATTTTGTGAATTGCTATTAGCACCCTTTACCCCAAGCAATACGGCGCGTGGTGGTGGTATTATACATCCTGTCATGCGATCCATTGCTGCGGCCTTTGATTCAAGCCCTGAAAAAGCTACGCAAGGCAAGGTTGGTACATATCTTGCTTTGGTAAATTATCACGCCAATCCAATCAGCTCAGCCATGTTTATTACAGCAACAGCTCCCAATCCGCTTGTGGTAAAATATATTAGCCAAGCAACCGGTGGTAGCCTATCCTTATCATGGAGCAGTTGGGCATTATGCATGCTTTTACCCGGCCTCATCGCAATGATTGCTATGCCATTTGTAATTTACCTCATATCCCCGCCTGAATTAAAGCATACACCAAATGCCGTTACCTTTGCTCATGGTGAACTTACAAAACTTGGATCAGTTAAAAGCTCTGAGATTGTGATGCTAATAACTTTCGCAATTATGCTTTTATTATGGGCAGGCGTTCCAGCCGCAATATTTGGCGATTCTTACCTCTTTGATCCAACTGCTGTTGCTTTTGTTGGTTTAGTAATTTTATTGCTAAGCGGCACATTATCATGGGATGATGTTTTAAAAGAAAAAAGCGCGTGGGATACATTAATTTGGTTTGGCGCTCTCGTAATGCTTGCCGGTCAACTTAATAAGCTTGGCGTTGTTGGATGGTTTTCAGATGGCTTGCGTACTGCAATTGAAACAAGTGGTATGAGTTGGCCAGCCGCAATGACGATCCTTATTCTTACCTTTATGTTTTCTCACTATGTATTTGCAAGTACAACAGCCCATATCAGCGCCATGATGCTGGCTTTCTTAACCGTTGGCGTGCACCTCATCCCAGCAGAATATATCAATTTATTCATGCTGTTAATGGCCGCGGCATCAGCAATCATGATGTGTCTTACCCATTATGCCACTGGCACATCACCGATTATCTTTGGTTCAGGTTTTGTCACTTTAAGTCGTTGGTGGACTGTCGGCTTCATCATGGCGGTAGTAAATCTTGCCATTTTCGCAATAATCGGCGGGGTATGGTGGAAATTCTTGGGATATTGGTAA
- a CDS encoding GNAT family N-acetyltransferase yields MIIIDDERCDEVSQREALLDSVMGANRKRKSSEKIRKNRLPAVGLNLVARDESGMLIGSIRLWHICLANRNGGFINALLLGPLAIRQDFAGQGIGARLMVEAISRAKLLGHGAILLVGDADYYRRFGFCASKAAHLSMPGPFERQRFQALELVTGWLDDATGVVMPSGEKIKRNLSPSKNVA; encoded by the coding sequence ATGATTATCATTGATGATGAACGCTGTGATGAAGTTTCACAGCGTGAAGCTTTGCTTGATAGTGTGATGGGGGCAAACCGTAAACGCAAATCATCAGAAAAAATTCGTAAAAATCGCTTGCCGGCTGTTGGGTTAAACCTTGTTGCGCGTGATGAAAGCGGTATGCTTATTGGCAGCATTCGCCTTTGGCATATCTGCTTGGCAAATAGAAATGGTGGTTTTATTAATGCGCTTTTATTGGGTCCTCTTGCTATTCGTCAAGATTTTGCAGGGCAGGGCATTGGCGCGCGCTTAATGGTGGAAGCTATTTCACGCGCCAAGCTCTTAGGGCATGGTGCTATTCTTCTTGTTGGTGATGCTGATTATTATCGCCGTTTTGGTTTTTGTGCTAGCAAAGCGGCCCATTTATCTATGCCAGGACCTTTTGAGCGCCAACGTTTCCAAGCACTTGAATTGGTTACTGGTTGGTTAGATGATGCAACTGGTGTTGTTATGCCGTCAGGTGAAAAAATAAAGCGCAATTTAAGCCCCTCCAAAAACGTGGCTTAA
- a CDS encoding nucleoside deaminase: MVVISKKQSTPMELALQEAKLAFELDEVPVGAVIFHQGKLIAKAHNLTRHVFDPTGHAEIRAIRMACEALSSERLPECDLYVTLEPCAMCAAAISFARIRRLYYGASDPKGGAVEYGPVFFNQPTCHHRPDVYSGLCEQQSSDLLTQFFSNKRKV; the protein is encoded by the coding sequence ATGGTTGTTATAAGCAAAAAACAAAGCACACCTATGGAGCTTGCCTTGCAAGAGGCAAAGCTTGCATTTGAACTGGATGAGGTTCCCGTTGGCGCGGTTATTTTTCATCAAGGCAAATTAATAGCCAAAGCCCATAATTTGACCCGCCATGTTTTTGATCCAACGGGACATGCTGAAATCCGTGCAATAAGAATGGCTTGTGAAGCACTGTCAAGTGAACGCTTGCCAGAATGCGATTTATACGTGACGCTTGAGCCTTGTGCTATGTGCGCAGCCGCTATTTCTTTTGCGCGAATTCGCCGGCTTTATTATGGCGCAAGTGACCCAAAGGGCGGCGCTGTCGAATATGGACCCGTTTTTTTTAATCAACCAACCTGTCATCACCGCCCAGATGTCTATTCTGGTCTTTGTGAACAGCAATCATCTGATCTTTTGACGCAATTTTTTAGCAATAAACGCAAAGTTTAG